A window of Nicotiana sylvestris chromosome 8, ASM39365v2, whole genome shotgun sequence genomic DNA:
TTAGGAGAAAACTTCGTTCATAATGAATTTcggcacatattgctataatgtgatgcccttcgggctaaaataCGCCGAAGCCACTTATCAGCGGCTTGTAAACAAGATGTTTGAAAAACATATAGGGAAAACCATGGAAtttatatatagacgatatgttTGTTAAGTCTTTGAACGTAGGAGCTCATTTTAAACACTTGCAAGAAACTTCTGACATCCTAAGGAAacataacatgaagcttaaccccaaGAAGTGCATTTTCAGGGTCAGCTCCCGCAAGTTTCTAGGATTTTTGGTATCACAAAGGAGGATTGAGGTAAACCCTGATAAAATCAAAACTATCGAAGACATCTCAGACCAGCTATCAAGCCTAAAAGAGGTTTAAAGTCTCACATGGAGATTGGCCACTTTGAGCAAGTTCATTTCTCGATCATCAGAGAAATGCCACCGTTTCTCTGTGCTACTCAAAAAGaggaacaacttcgaatggacccCGGAATTCCAGAAGGCTTTGAGGGATTTGAAAAGGTATTTGTCAAGCCCTCTGTTACTATCAAAGCTAGAGGAATGTGAAAAATTATTAATCTACCAAGCAGTCTCGGAGGTAGCAGTAAGCGTCGCTTTAGTCCTTTCTGATGGCGAACGTACGAAATCTcccatttattatgttagtatAATTTTAGCAAGAGCAGAAACTCGCTACCCGTATCTAGAGAAGCTGGCCTTAACTCTCGTAGTCGTCGCTCAGAAGCTAAGGCCTTACTTCTAATGTCACCCGATAGTTATGGTGACCACCTTTACCTTGCAAAATATCCTTCATAAGCCCGAAATCTTGGGTAGGCTAGCCAAATGGGCCGTCGAAATGAGTAAATTTGACATAGAGTATAAACCTAGAGCTGGGATTATGTCACAAGTTTTGGCCAACTTTATGGCTGATTTCAAATCGGGATTGTTGCCTCTGGAAACCAAAGAATAGTGATGGTGTCATAATCGACATCAGGAGTTTGGACCCTATTTACAGACAGATCTTCGAAATCTCTGTATAGATTTTCCCCGGCGGACCTAACGGATCGGATGCTAACATCGAGATCACGAGCAATAGAGCTGAAAAGTCTGTTATGCTCAATTGTCCTCTTATACTTCTCCTCCAATTGGGCATATTTCGCCCCGACAGCAGCAAGCTCTTCAGTTTTGGAGTTCAAGGTTGCCTCCAAATTATTTAATCTTTCAGCGGAGGTAGCTTCGCAATCGGATGCAGCAAGAAGACACTAtggacttcaacccatttggccCTAGCCTTTTCAAATTGAACCCTCAGCAAGGTGATCCCTTGGCTAAGGGTCTCTACTTCTTGCTCGCTCTACTGCAGACGAGCCTCCAACACAACATCTTTAGTAGCTTTGGCTTCCAGTTCTGAGAGGTGAACAACAATTTGGTCTCGCTCGGTCCAAAGTTAACCCCGCTAGGAGGTAAGTTCCTCTTTTTCCCGAATCAACCTTTGGAGGCCCTCAGAAGCAAGGAAATTGGCATGCGAAACAAGAAAAGCAATCATCACGGTATCTATGGCCGGCCCGAGATGGGGGGATCATTACTACAACTACTAGAGACAATCGGGGGAAGCATTCTTCGCCCTCTTATTCTTTCCTCCATCCGCGGATGAACGCtttctttttggttgcttgttctccaGCCGGGGACTCCAAGAAGAAGCACTCGCACCATAAGCATTCCCCAAATATACCGGTCTATGTAAAAGCCTTCTACAACAGCCTCACCACATCAGCAAGATCAGCCAAAACACCCTTCTCAGGAATGACAACCGAGCTTTGGGCTAGACCTGAATTCAGCATAGAGATAAAGGATTAATCAATTTCCCCACATAAAAAGCAAAGATGAGACAAGTCTaagttaccatgatttttggccttccaaCCATATTTAAGGGCCAGTTCTTTCCATGTACGGGTTTCGAGCATGGTGGCATCTAAGATTTTCTGGACCCACTGGTCCAAGCCTTCAACCCTAGGTGGTACCCATCGAGTTGCCGAAATAGGCGAAAGAAGGAGGGTCAATAATGATATGAGATGATCTCTAATGAAAGAAAGATTAAACAAGGAACGTACGAGTGCGGTTCCATGGCTCCGgaaaagatgaagttgtttcTGGAATGATATCATTGGTGGCAACTGCAACGAATCGTTCCATCCACCCACAATCGTTGTCATTGTCTATGCTAGATAGTAGAGCATGATAGCCAGGTTCGCTGAAATTTACCATTCCTCCGCGCAAGATCTTGGGGGGAATAGAGGCTCATCATGTGAGCTACGGATAGCTCCTCCCCCATTTCTTAGCGCAGGCGCCGAAGACAAGCAATCGTCCTCCACAAGAAAGGACATACTTGTGCCAAACACACCTGATAGCGGATGTAGAATTCCACAATGATGGAGTCAAGATCTCCACTCAAAGAAAACACCCCTAAAGTGAAGGGATACATATCGAAATacataaaacccttcttgggtaaGGTTACCCCCTCCGCCAGATCAGGACGGATAATGTCTAAATCCTGGCAATGATAATCTACCTTTTGTAGCAGGAATAATGAAAGGACGAATAGAAAAAGGGTATCTGCCAACGGCCCATGTATGAGGGTTAGCACAAGGAAACTTCTCTTCAAAGTATTTGGTGGTAATCAGGTTCTTTGGAACGAAGGTACTCACCTTAGGGTGAGCGGCATCATCAACTTTGCCTTTGTTCTTTGAAGAACTAGGTTTTCTTGAAAAAGAGGTCATTTTTATCAAGGGGTGGCTTTTCTCTTAAACAAGGAAGTTAAAGAAAGGTTAAAGTCGAAGTATGAGTTGAGTAAAAGAAGGTCTTAGAAAATTTAGAGTATTATGAAGGAGGTTGATGCGTATAAGTAAAGGCACAGGCGGCTAAACTCGTGGCCATAATTACCTCGATAGCCAGCAAAAGTTATGCAGAATCGTGGGATGACGCGTGTTTGGGGCATTAAATGGAAAGACGTGCGTCTAATCATCCGTTAGAAACTTTTCAGAGGGGTCAGTAAATTTTCTGCAAAAAGAATATTTCTACCAATTTTTCGGTGACACAAAATTATGCCACCAAaaagcagggggactatctgtatagggtaaaatatgttatATTAAATGATTGCCTAAGGAAGTGACGCATGGAGCCGAAGACAGAAGATAGCTGAAACAGAAGGCAACTATCCCGTGTGTTACCGAAGAGAATGACACTCATAAAGATGAAATAAATGCCTGCCACTAGGTAacatttaatgaagaatattctacAGCATTAAGTATACTATCCATTACAAAGAATATGGCATTCATGCTCGCGTTACATATTCTTCAATGGCCCTCGTAATTGATATGAAAGAAGGGTTTGATCCTAGTACCTTGTTCCCTATGTGCAGCTATAAATAGTGACCTTTATTATCATTGTAAGGACACAAACAGATGCTACACTCTATTCAAAGCGTAATATAATCTTATCTTCTTGATTTTTGATTTCATTGTTGCTGTGCCCGGAAGCCCTACTCCTGGAATTATTATTTCTGCTATTTCGTCTCCATCTCAAGGTTAAGTACTgtatatttatataatttatctattatttcaggatcaaattaCTTCACTTGTCTAGAATTCGACGGTACTATTTCACGGGTAAACACTGAGTGATATGAGCCACCTTAATTATGTGCAACAACATCTTAAAGATCATTGATGAGAATAGAAGTGGACGGTCTTGTAATAATAAAGCTCCATATTAGCGACTTTTACAACATTATCTTTGAACTGCGTATGATCCCAAGCATTTGGAGAATGATTCATGTCGTAGGCATCGTGTTAATTACTTGATTAGTCTTTTTTCGTTCTCGATCACCCAATTTTGAATTTACTGATCTGAACCTGGAAAGTGTTGGGAGCTTTCAATTTACTTGAttagtctttttatttttctcatttaGTCTATTATTAAACGTTATTAACTTATATgcttgaaataatattttttcatCTGTAGATAAAAATATCATtatattaaagaaataaaataagataaaagttgTAGAGGGTAAGATAAGCACTTTAAAAAGTCAACCTTGATATGAGAAGGTGAATGACAATTGGAGGATaagtttaatttttaaagaaaacttgGGGATAGAAATACTTTATACCTAATATTAATTATGATAGACCTTAATATATAATTATTTGGCGAAACAAAATTATGGAATAACTCACACTATAATTGTATATTTTTAACCTTCTTCAACAAGCTCATTATTCTTTTTTGCTTCTATCTAGTATTGGTACTGTCAAACCTCTTAATAGCAATATTATTTATTCCGATATTTGTAAGCTATTATAGTGAACGATTATTATAGACCTATAATAACATTTAAtggttaaatatttttttttggctattataGGCAAAACTTATCAAAaaatctttacttttattttttaatgttACATATAAAAGACaaaaagttattcaaatttaaaatttaaaaaatatacatATTTCACTAATTAAATATTAAAGAAAGCTAATACATTATTATAATCTCATAACTATATATACAAAGATTAAAATTCTAAGGCATACATTTCAAAGCTAATAGAGAGTTAAATTCCTTCAAAAGTagtgtttttcaaatattagacaTTGTGCATGATAGAAACTTTCGtgcaaacaacaacaatatacccaGTATTATCTCATAACGTGGGGTCTGGAaagagtagtgtgtacgcagaccttatccctaccttgtgAAAGTAGagattgtttccaatagaccatcGGTTCAGGAAGAAACTTTCGTGCAgtagaataaaaaaataaatatatacaagCATATCTTTTAATCGAATTAAATGAAATCTTTAATTATGAAAGTATGTACTAATACAATATTTCTTTTATAAGTGGTGCTTTAAAGTTTTTAATAAGATTTGATCAAATTAAAATCTTTAGGCTTATTATTGGTAATCTTAAAAATTCCATATGACTATTATATAAGAATAATTTATAAAGATGTTTGTTGCAATTAAAGGTAAAGAGCTGGTAGAGAATGATAAAATATAGTATAACTTAAAAATTAGATTCAAAAAGTATGACTTTTATAGTAATACCTATTATATAGGGAGTACTGTATTTATGTTGGAATTGGACTAAATTCCAATTCGTGTGAAAAAATCTCACATTTTAGGTAAGGGGCTCCCTAATAAGTTCTGTCATTGTACCTGGCTAATGTCTGAGTGGAATAATTGAGCTAAAATTTGTGGATTGTATGCAGCAAACGCATCAAAGCGCGCTTCACGCGCGTCTCGGAGGCAATAGATGTTCAAGtgaaattgatattgatattttttATTAAGGTCTCGGGGTGTAGTGTGCTCAATAGTATTACACTGCACAAATGGCTTCCACTAGTCTTCAACCTTTGTACAATCCCACATTATCACTCTCAAAACCACCATTGCTGAGTCTGTCGAAGAAGCAAATTTTCACTGCTAGGAGCCTAAATCAATATACAAGAAGAAATTGCTCATTCATGGCAAGGAACAATGAAAGACAATTGCCATTACTGCCTCTTGGCAGGCTCAGACTGAAGGTAGACAAACTCAATGCTTTTAATTTCGATTTTTTCTACTTCTATTTCCCACTTTTTTGTCggtctttttttttgtttctcttcCTTAGCTTTTTTCCCCTCATAGGTTTCGGCATCTTCAGGAGAAGAAGCTCAGTCGAATAATGCTGAATCGGCGTATCTAGAGGAATTCAGTTGGTCTTCTGTTATTTTGCCGTAAGTTCTCCGCAGTATTGTTTCAGTCAATTATTTTGCCGTAAGCTACATAGTCTACTGATGAGTTGgattttatacatataaaattcAAGTACTTTAATTTAAGATTCTCGAGTTATGAGACATTTGATCAGCATTTTTCTTTCTGAGGTTATCATATTttaaagaagaggaaaagaagaacTCATATGACCTTATATGCAATCCAGAAGATCCTATATTGCAATCCTGGGTTAATAACTCAATTCACTGAAGTAAATTAAAGAgaatgaaaataattaaataaagtgATCGGGACCACAGGTCTTTAACTCTCGTATATTCCatatttcttctttgtttttactAAATTATTAGCTTAATTCTCGAATGGTTTGgtaaattaactcaaaaattgaTAGTCTGATCAAATTGAAACTCTTTACTTATGGTGATTAGAAATTTATTAGTATTCATCTCCGCGTGACGATACTGTTACTTGATTGTGATGCGTAATTGCCTATACTCATGTATGTGATATTAAGCAGCAAGCTTTTGCCAGCCATACTCTTTAGATATACATTTTCTATCTAAATTCTTCCGTCTTGCTCTTTGTGATCTCAGTGAACTATTCGGAGATAAAAGTCAATAGAAACTGGTCATGTGGGTTTTAATGTTCAAATAACTATGTTGACTCTTTCGCTCAAAAAATATTCTATGGGTTTCCTTTTCAGATTGAATTGTTTTCCCCGTGCAAAAATAATAACTCATTGTCTCAAATGTCAGATTTCTCTTCCCGGCCCTAGGCGGTTTATTATTTGGCTATGATATAGGTGCAACCTCAGGTGCTACCATCTCATTGCAGGTATTTATCAGTTTCTTTGCTGTATCCCACATCATCTGTGTTTTACTATTCGTATACTATCTATTAAGGATTTACATTGAAGAAGTTCATTTATTGATGTATCAGTCAGCTGAGCTTAGTGGAACGACTTGGTACAACTTCTCTGCTGTTCAGCTTGGTCTTGTGGTATGCTTTCTATGTGGCATATTCCATGTGTAATTATTTCTCTGTCATAACAAATTTCTAAATATCAGTTTTTCTTCTTTCCCTTGGATATAGGTCAGTGGTTCCCTTTATGGAGCTCTTATTGGCTCCATACTTGCCTACCCATTCGCTGATTTCTTAGGTGAAGTTCACTTACTTAAAGTTTTGTTGAGTCTCAAACTTATTCAGAAATAATTGTAGCTAATTTTTTGGGTTAACTTCTGTAGGGAGGAGGAGGGAACTGATCATAGCAGCCCTTTTATATGCGGCTGGTGGGTCACTAACTGCCTATGCTCCAGGACTAGGGGCACTTTTGTTGGGCCGGCTTGTTTATGGGCTTGGAATTGGTTTGGTAGGTTTTGTTTGCTTTTTAGTCATCCCAGTTCCACCGTTTGTGCTTGCTATACTGGCTATTTCTCTGTCATAGCTTAATCATTGGATGAGTAAGTACCTGAGATTTTACATTTGATTGTGCTCATTGGCCTCATTTCAACAGGCAATGCATGGAGCACCTCTATATATAGCAGAGACTTGTCCATCCCAAATCAGAGGAACATTAATCTCTTTAAAGGAGCTGGCAATAGTACTGGGTATTTTGGTATGTTtatctatatctcttatattCTCATATCATCTTAATTGGACAAGAGAAATGGATCAAATTGAATGATGGAATCTCCAGCTGGGTTATTTTGTAGGTAGCTATGAAATTAATGCCGTAGGAGGGTGGCGTTACATGTTTGGATTAAGTGCTCCAATTGCTTTACTTATGGGACTTGGCATGTGGAGTCTCCCTCCCTCTCCCAGATGGTTACTTCTGAGGGCAATTCAAAGTAAAGGGCCACTGCAGGGATACAAAGAGAAGGCCATTGGTGCATTGAGCAAACTAAGAGGCCGCCCTGCTGGTGACAAAGTATCTGAAAAACAAATAGAAGATACGATTATCTCATTGAAAACTGCCTACTCAGATGAAGAAGCTGAAGGAAATTTTCTGGAGGTATTTCAGGGGCCAAGCTTGAAAGCATTTATAATTGGCGGAGGTTTGGTCCTTTTTCAACAGGTAATATAATTTGAGATAGATCTACTTCTTTTGCTTGTGATACTTTGCAGTTTCTGTGAAGAGCTATCAGCTGATGTTAAAGTAGTTTCTTGCTTTCAAGCTTATGTGGTAGTTTTGACAGATAACTGGGCAGCCAAGCGTTCTATATTATGCTGGTTCAATTCTTCAGGTACCCTGCTAATTATACTCCTTAAGTTTTCTCCTCATTAGTAATTTGATCTTGCAAAAGGTAATTTTGAAGCAATTTCTTATCAGAGTGCTGGTTTTTCTGCGGCTGCGGATGCTGCTCGAGTTTCAGTCGTTATTGGTATATTTAAGGTAAGTGAAGTAGCTGTAGCCAGGAGAAGCCTGTTATCTCTCGTTCAATAATATTAACCTGACTCTTTTATTCGAAGGACTAATATTCTGTTGGACTAGATTTCCCTCTGATTTTATGCTCTTTGTTTGCGTCGACTAAAATTATTCTCCTACAGTCACTAATGACGGCAGTTGCTGTCCTAAAAGCTGATGACCTTGGGAGAAGGCCATTGTTAATTGGAGGAGTCAGTGGAATTGTAAGCATCTAATCATATGATTTTGTACTTTAGATTCTTATCATTTTTCATCTAGGGTATTATTCTGCTTGTTGGTATGGTTTCCTAAAGAAAGTATTGCTATCTGTGTGGTGTGATCTACAGGCCCTATCGCTGTTTCTTCTTTCAGCTTATTATAAATTTCTTGGGAGTTTTCCttttgttgctgttgctgctcTGCTTCTCTATGTGGGATGTTACCAGGtgatgttcttgtatattcatgCTTGCACGAACAActctatctatatattattataaaagcacgaatattaAAACGCTAAATGTTGAACGACTTTTATACCATTTGAAAGTGAATTAAGTTACATTCTATGTTGGATAAAATTGTAATCTCCATGAATATTTTAATATTAGATGAACTAATATTTACGATTTTCAAGTTGGCTAAGAATTCATCATGTTCAGTCTCCTACCGAAACTGTCTTTGAGTTTCAATAATAAATACTTAACCTACTTTGGAAAAACTATTATCACTAAATTTTTTGTCCTAGTTCAACCAAGTTACTTAATTGATAGTGGAAATGCCTCACATACCTTTTAGAATTTAAGGTGACGTGGTGCACCAATTCTATTTGACTTGCAATTGGAAAATATTTGGCAACGACCAAGTGATCCTTTATATAGGACTAGCATAATTCTTGCTTGCTTAGATTCGTAATGACATTGTAACTCTTCCATCATGGGAGTTTGAATCAACTTTGGGGACAACCTATTGTAACTTGATTCCAAGTCAAAACATCAGGTGCCCCAATGTTTCTATAAAAGGACTCTTTCCGCCGATTACAAGCTTATAAATCCAAGTGTCTAGTTTATTTAATTGATAATGATAATTAACCATAACAGATCAACAAATCCTAGGAGGGAAGCTTCatattctttttaattcttcagtTATGTTCTTATACCGTCAGCAGGTTAGAAGAAGTTTGTCGATGATTTTACTGGCAACGTCTAGTTCGAAATTTTTAACTTTGTTGTTCCATATCTATTTTATGTGTTCTAATTAAActttatttaaaaacaaaatgaATATTATTGCCCCTATTTCTCCTCTCTTCCTTTTTTATGTTGTTGTTGCTTATTTGCTTTACGTGCTCAAGATTAATTGTTCAAAATAAATTTCAGAAGAAATTTGACTGAGAAGTACTTTCACATGTCCCATCGAGATTTATATTTCGAATGTTCTAGTTCCACCTTTTGTTCGTgcaattttattatttatcatgccagtcttttactttttttttcataGTGTTTGTCGCAAGACATTTGTGCAAAGCACGAACATAGAGATGAGTAATTTTAATTGTgtgtatatatgtacatatatatatatatatatatatatgtgcgtatgtgtgtgtgtgtatatatatgtaggTTAGTATCCACTTTTTCTTATTCCTTAAATGCCCCTGTAATTACATTACCAACCCATTAGTAAGAGGGATAAGTCTTTTGACCCGAAAAATGAATAGTTTTGAAGGAAAGACAAAAAAGCCCATTCCATTTTTCTTGTTTAATGAGGAGGCAGAACTTCAGAAAATAGAAAAGTGGGCAAAATTTTAACCTACTACAGCCATGTATTAGGTTAGtgaaaaccaaatatatatacatacatatacacacacacCGAGTTTACTCCCTGAGCTTGACGCCAAATCCCTTTGACACACTTCTAAAAGACGGGCAGTTCTTTAGTCACCCAATCTTTCTAAAGTGTGAGTCCGAAAAAGAATGATACTTTTCTATATTTAGTAAAAGTTCAATTTTAAACTTCCATATTTACCCTTGATGAGATAATTTATAGCACACAAATTTCTATGGCTTAttttagaccacaagtttcaaaagtctttctttcatTATTAAACTTCATGTTAAACACCATCATATAAATTGGGATGCAGGGAGTGTTATTTTtctatatatgtatgtatatatcagGTGATATTCGCATATACTAGACACATATAGTACGTTAGCATTGTATCCATCTTTTATCCCATCCAATATTCTCCTAACATCACAATGCCAACACACTAATAAGGGGGTCTTTTTGTTCTGTCAACAAAAACTTGTACTTGATTCTAATTCAATCCTATTCATTTGGTTTCCCTTTTTGCCCTTCCCCTGATTTCCTTCTCTCAATGTGcccatgttttttttttgagGTGCAACTGCAGAAGATCTCTTTTCAATTTGTCATGATAGCCAGATCTTTTCTAAAAAGTTTAGTCGTTTGCTGGTATAGAACATAGATCACTATCTTTTTGGCTATGAACTGAAGACCTCATCTGAGACAACAATGGAGAAAAGAGTTCATAATGACAAATTTTCACTTTATTGGGTGTTCAACTGGTTATAAGTAAGAGTATGAGTTCAAGTACAATGGCAATCTTATGCTAAGGTGATTTTTTGTGAATAACGAATTGGGAAAAACTGAGAGAATGCTTTAATTCTCCTTTACATGATTATCACTAGTCCTGACTGTTTCCTTCGTGGCTCTAAGGGAGCCGTGACTGGTGCTCTTGGAGAAGATTGTGAAGaaaggaaggggggggggggaatggacTGGTATAGTATTTTGAATGAGAAGACAGAAATGTCCTTACTGTGTATCAGAtgttaaggatattttgggtaaATAAAAGGTGAGTACTACAGTCATGTATACATATACATATTGGCTGACCTactaaatcatcaaaagaattagATTTCATTACTAACTTAAATACTAGGGTATTGACCTTGATCTACTAATCTTCCTAGTAATTTCAGAGACCTTGTTTCCCCTCTCTGCTCTTTAATATGGAATACTTAATTGTTTATACCCCAAATCCATAAATTTTTAGCATATCACCAAATGGGCAGTACTGATTTCTTAGTAGGTTGACATACTCTATCTAGTATGTTTTGCGAGTTATTGATCTCTTAAAATTAAGAAAAAGCTTTTCCGAATTACATCTCTTTTATACCTAATCAATCAAACTAAACCTCAATCCTAACTGGGGTCGGGCGTATCAATCCTCTGCATCCAATCCGTTATATTGAAACACGTTTCATCCTAATACTACTCATATTCCTAATAACTTTTCTTTTTCTGGAAGTAGATTCCTATAGGTATTAGTAAGAGAAATATGTATAAGCTCTCATATTCCAGTGGCAATCCTAGAAGATATATTACATTATATGCATTTATTGATAGTAAATTACTATGATAAATGAATGTCTTTATTTTTAAAACCCCATTCAAAATCAGATCGTGAAATTCAATTTGAAATAATCAAAGTAACATGTTAATTTATGATTTTATTACTGAAGATTTTGATCATTAGAGATCAAAAGGTACATTGTTAATATGGGAATTCTACACTGAAGCAGTTATATCTTTTAAACTTGACATGCGTTTGTGTCTTATGCAGTGAGTGATTGTGGAGCTTCAGTTATGTTGCATCTTTTTGGTTCTTTTTGGTTGCGTGAACTGCTTGGGACTTTATTCTCTTCTATATTCGTTAGATAACCATATAAGATTGTGTTAGCTTTTTAGCTATGATGATTATAGGTACCAGTGAGGAAAGGTAATAGCTAAAATCGTTTTCATATTTGTAACAAAGCATTACATCATCTTGAAACAAGTGATTTGTCAGCAACTTTTCTATGTCACTGTAATGAATGAACTCACTGAAATATGTTTGTTCTATGGCATTGAAGATATCTTTTGGGCCTATTAGCTGGCTTATGGTATCAGAAATATTCCCACTCCGCACCAGAGGGAAGGGGATAAGTCTAGCTGTTCTCACGAATTTTGGTTCTAATGCAATCGTAACCTTTGCTTTCTCACCTCTGAAGGTAAGAATTGTTCTCCTGCAAATATTAATTCCAGAATAACATGTGTTGGATGATTATGGTTTCCACTTCTGTAGGAGTTTCTTGGGGCAGAAAATCTTTTCCTTCTGTTTGGAGCGATTGCTTTGTTGTCACTTCTGTTTGTGGTCACCTCTGTTCCAGAGACTAAAGGCTTGAGCTTGGAAGAAATTGAGTCCAAAATCTTGAAATGAAAACATAGTTTTGTATCCTGGAGCATACAAATAGAATATTACCTGTTCGTTAATATTGTATCAATTCTATCAGAATACATACTTTATGGTTGTTCTATAAATTATAAA
This region includes:
- the LOC104229061 gene encoding D-xylose-proton symporter-like 3, chloroplastic — translated: MASTSLQPLYNPTLSLSKPPLLSLSKKQIFTARSLNQYTRRNCSFMARNNERQLPLLPLGRLRLKVSASSGEEAQSNNAESAYLEEFSWSSVILPFLFPALGGLLFGYDIGATSGATISLQSAELSGTTWYNFSAVQLGLVVSGSLYGALIGSILAYPFADFLGRRRELIIAALLYAAGGSLTAYAPGLGALLLGRLVYGLGIGLAMHGAPLYIAETCPSQIRGTLISLKELAIVLGILLGYFVGSYEINAVGGWRYMFGLSAPIALLMGLGMWSLPPSPRWLLLRAIQSKGPLQGYKEKAIGALSKLRGRPAGDKVSEKQIEDTIISLKTAYSDEEAEGNFLEVFQGPSLKAFIIGGGLVLFQQITGQPSVLYYAGSILQSAGFSAAADAARVSVVIGIFKSLMTAVAVLKADDLGRRPLLIGGVSGIALSLFLLSAYYKFLGSFPFVAVAALLLYVGCYQISFGPISWLMVSEIFPLRTRGKGISLAVLTNFGSNAIVTFAFSPLKEFLGAENLFLLFGAIALLSLLFVVTSVPETKGLSLEEIESKILK